Proteins from a single region of Gossypium arboreum isolate Shixiya-1 chromosome 1, ASM2569848v2, whole genome shotgun sequence:
- the LOC108483484 gene encoding 40S ribosomal protein S2-2-like, with product MAERGGGERGAFRRGFGGGRGDRGPRGRRRGRKDEEEKWVPVTKLGRLVKAGKITSLEQIYLHSLPIKEYQIIDQLVGPSLKDEVMKITPVQKQTRAGQRTRFKAFVVVGDGNGHVGLGVKCSKEVATAIRGAIILAKLSVIPVRRGYWGNKIGKPHTVPCKVTGKCGSVTVRMVPAPRGAGIVAARVPKKVLQFAGIEDVFTSSRGSTKTLGNFVKATFECLLKTYGFLTPDFWRETRFTRSPFQEYTDLLGKPSKTLVLEDVERVDI from the exons atggcagAAAGAGGCGGAGGTGAACGCGGCGCTTTCAGGCGTGGCtttggtggtggtagaggtgacCGTGGTCCAAGAGGCAGGCGCCGCGGCCGCAAGGACGAAGAGGAAAAATGGGTACCCGTCACGAAACTCGGCCGCTTAGTCAAAGCCGGCAAGATCACATCCCTTGAGCAAATCTACCTCCATTCTCTCCCTATCAAGGAGTACCAAATCATCGACCAACTCGTCGGCCCTTCACTGAAAGACGAGGTCATGAAGATCACTCCAGTTCAGAAACAAACTCGCGCCGGTCAGCGTACGCGCTTCAAGGCCTTCGTCGTCGTCGGTGACGGAAATGGACACGTTGGACTCGGTGTCAAATGTAGCAAAGAAGTTGCGACGGCTATAAGAGGGGCGATCATATTGGCTAAGTTGTCAGTGATACCGGTTAGAAGAGGTTACTGGGGAAATAAGATCGGAAAACCCCATACTGTTCCATGCAAGGTTACCGGGAAATGTGGGTCCGTCACCGTTAGGATGGTGCCGGCTCCTAGAGGTGCTGGTATTGTGGCTGCTAGGGTTCCCAAAAAGGTGCTTCAGTTTGCTGGAATTGAAGATGTCTTCACTTCTTCAAGGGGTTCAACCAAAACTCTTGGAAACTTTGTCAAG GCCACCTTTGAATGTCTTCTGAAAACATATGGTTTCTTGACACCGGATTTCTGGAGAGAGACTCGTTTCACAAGGTCTCCATTCCAGGAGTATACTGATCTGTTGGGAAAGCCATCGAAGACCCTTGTACTGGAAGATGTCGAGAGAGTTGATATCTGA